In the bacterium SCSIO 12741 genome, TCAAGCCTACAAAATCTGCGGTAACCGGGTAACGGTGATGTTCGCGGTTTACAAGAATCACTGTTTTCAAAGATTTGACGGGAAAACCCAAAATATGTCTTACAGCGTAGGCCAGGGTGTGCCCGGAGTTTAACACGTCATCCACTAACAGCACTGGTTGATTGACCCAAGTTTCATCATCCAAGTCGGTATGAATGGGATGATCAAGCGGAGCATCCTTATCAATGGTCATCTGACCAAAGGTGATTTCAAATTCCGCAATTTGAGAAAGAATGTCCTTCAAGCGATTGGCAAACTCATAACCGCGGT is a window encoding:
- a CDS encoding phosphoribosyltransferase, whose translation is MATAEKIKVLTAQQIEQKIQRIAHEIYENYHQEKKIVLVGIAHRGYEFANRLKDILSQIAEFEITFGQMTIDKDAPLDHPIHTDLDDETWVNQPVLLVDDVLNSGHTLAYAVRHILGFPVKSLKTVILVNREHHRYPVTADFVGLNLATTMQEHISVDFSKKSEGVYLL